A stretch of Pomacea canaliculata isolate SZHN2017 linkage group LG6, ASM307304v1, whole genome shotgun sequence DNA encodes these proteins:
- the LOC112565552 gene encoding nucleoporin Nup37-like, whose amino-acid sequence MKETTKSTYCIPCTEVVRCVEFSPFQWSFNLLAIGTAKRVCVMSCRFQEEDKEVDGLDYRIVKDIQVDVGLACLAWSPATSLNVLPKILSFVAGCDDHRVRVFYSNMKDTDNLQVLQGHTDFVNAVTFDPSEGQRVASTGDDLTCRVWNVEAQEEEIVFRLTAPGMAVAWHSDEPLKLMVGQKDGLIRFFSLDNQLPVMSLSCGVSPLMDCDWSPHNSLLAGAVAGTDWVVFDTSRSSMPLERRQAHAEGAQRFRWSRCHESLLATLGRPERQIHVFNTRHQQVHVSASLPVAYGLSWHGQLPVLAVGGDCAVHMWVVEST is encoded by the exons ATGAAGGAGACAACGAAATCAACGTACTGTATTCCTTGTACAGAAGTTGTACGCTGCGTTGAATTTTCTCCTTTTCAGTGGTCGTTTAATCTCCTAGCGATTGGGACAGCTAAGCGTGTCTGCGTAATGTCATGTCGTTTTCAG gaagaagataaagaagtAGATGGTCTTGACTACAGAATAGTGAAAGATATTCAAGTTGATGTTGGTTTGGCATGCTTGGCTTGGAGTCCTGCTACATCACTCAATGTCCTACCCAAAATTCTCAG CTTTGTTGCAGGATGTGATGACCACAGGGTGCGAGTGTTTTACTCCAACATGAAAGACACTGACAATCTTCAA GTACTTCAAGGTCACACTGACTTTGTGAATGccgtgacctttgacccttcCGAAGGTCAGCGTGTGGCAAGTACAGGAGATGACCTGACATGCCGGGTGTGGAATGTTGAGGCTCAGGAAGAGGAGATTGTGTTCAGACTTACTGCCCCTGGTATGGCAGTTGCCTGGCATTCTGATGAACCACTGAAG CTGATGGTAGGGCAGAAAGATGGACTAATTCGTTTCTTCAGTCTTGATAACCAACTGCCTGTCATGAGCCTCAGTTGTGGAGTATCCCCACTCATGGACTGTGACTGGTCACCACACAACAGCCTTCTTGCCGGGGCTGTGGCAGGCACAGACTGGGTTGTCTTTGACACTTCTAGATCAAG catGCCACTGGAGCGCCGACAGGCTCATGCAGAAGGAGCACAGCGTTTTCGTTGGTCTCGGTGTCATGAGAGTCTGCTGGCTACACTGGGGAGGCCAGAACGTCAGATCCATGTCTTTAACACAAGACATCAGCAG GTGCATGTGTCGGCTTCTCTTCCTGTCGCCTACGGCCTGTCCTGGCATGGACAGCTACCTGTATTGGCTGTGGGTGGTGACTGTGCAGTTCACATGTGGGTTGTCGAATCAACGTGA